From a region of the Sesamum indicum cultivar Zhongzhi No. 13 linkage group LG3, S_indicum_v1.0, whole genome shotgun sequence genome:
- the LOC105158455 gene encoding serine/threonine-protein phosphatase PP1 has protein sequence MDSVALDDIINRLLEVKGRPGKQVQLSESEIRQLCLQSREIFLQQPNLLELEAPIKICGDIHGQYSDLLRLFEYGGLPPKSKYLFLGDYVDRGKQSLETICLLLAYKIKYPENFFLLRGNHECASVNRIYGFYDECKRRFNIRLWKVFTDCFNCLPVAALIDDKILCMHGGLSPDLHDLDQIRNLQRPTDVPETGLLCDLLWSDPSKDVKGWGMNDRGVSYTFGPDKVTEFLQKHDLDLICRAHQVVEDGYEFFADRQLVTIFSAPNYCGEFDNAGAMMSVDETLMCSFQILKPAEKKPKFGFGSTTTAKAGTPQMKMKSFLGTKIG, from the exons ATGGATTCAGTGGCTCTTGATGACATAATAAACCGTTTGCTTGAGGTTAAAGGGCGGCCGGGGAAGCAGGTGCAGCTCTCGGAGTCAGAGATCAGGCAGCTCTGTTTGCAGTCTAGAGAGATTTTTCTGCAACAGCCTAATCTTCTTGAGCTCGAAGCACCCATTAAGATCTGTG GTGATATTCATGGCCAATATTCTGATCTCCTCAGACTTTTTGAATATGGTGGGTTGCCCCCAAAATCAAAGTACTTGTTCTTGGGGGATTATGTGGATCGTGGGAAGCAAAGCCTGGAAACAATCTGCCTTCTGCTTGCTTATAAGATAAAGTATCCCGAGAACTTTTTCTTACTTAGGGGCAACCACGAATGCGCATCTGTCAATCGTATATATGGATTTTATGATGAATGCAAGAGAAGGTTTAACATAAGACTGTGGAAAGTTTTCACAGATTGTTTTAATTGTCTACCTGTTGCTGCTCTAATCGATGACAAGATATTGTGCATGCATGGAGGACTCTCTCCCGACCTGCATGATTTGGatcaaattagaaatttaCAGCGTCCAACTGATGTCCCGGAAACTGgtttattatgtgatttacTATGGTCGGATCCCAGCAAAGATGTCAAGGGGTGGGGAATGAATGATAGGGGAGTTTCATATACTTTCGGCCCTGATAAGGTGACAGAATTTCTTCAAAAGCATGATCTCGATCTTATTTGCCGTGCTCACCAG GTAGTCGAAGATGGATATGAGTTTTTTGCTGATAGACAACTTGTGACAATATTTTCAGCCCCAAACTATTGTGGAGAGTTCGACAATGCTGGCGCCATGATGAGTGTGGATGAGACTTTGATGTgctcatttcaaattttaaagcCCGCAGAAAAGAAGCCCAAGTTTGGCTTTGGAAGTACAACTACAGCTAAGGCAGGAACTCcacaaatgaaaatgaag TCATTTCTTGGTACGAAAATAGGATAA
- the LOC105158456 gene encoding probable inorganic phosphate transporter 1-3 → MAREQLQVLDALDAAKTQLYHFTAIVIAGMGFFTDAYDLFSISLVTRLLGRIYYTNFAAPKPGTLPPRVSSSVTGVALVGTLMGQLFFGWLGDKMGRKKVYGVTLILMIVCSLASGLSFGATPKGVMATLCFFRFWLGFGIGGDYPLSATIMSEYANKRTRGAFIAAVFAMQGFGILTSGVVALIVSVAFDHAYGAPAYEDNPAASTVPQADYIWRIILMFGAVPAALTFYWRMKMPETARYTALVAKNAKQAAQDMAKVLNVDLDPEEEKVEKLAQKPTNNFGLFSKQFLRRHGLHLLGTTTTWFLLDIAFYSNNLFQKDIFSAIGWIPPAKEMNAVHEVFRVAKAQTLIALFATVPGYWFTVLLIDVIGRFAIQLMGFFFMTVFMFALAIPYDHWTIKKNRIGFVVMYSLTFFFANFGPNATTFVVPAEIFPARLRSTCHGISAAAGKAGAIVGAFGFLYAAQPKDPSKRDAGYPAGIGVKYSLVVLGCVNALGLLFTFLVPEPKGKSLEELSGENEDDVDEPTGQAPTAHRTVPV, encoded by the coding sequence ATGGCTAGAGAACAACTGCAAGTGCTTGATGCACTTGATGCGGCCAAGACGCAGCTCTACCACTTCACCGCTATTGTGATAGCAGGCATGGGATTCTTCACTGATGCATATGATCTCTTTAGCATCTCCTTGGTGACAAGGTTACTTGGTCGCATTTACTACACCAACTTTGCGGCACCAAAGCCCGGAACCTTACCTCCGCGGGTCTCTTCCTCCGTTACTGGTGTAGCCCTTGTTGGCACGCTGATGGGGCAGCTCTTCTTTGGATGGCTTGGTGACAAAATGGGGCGTAAGAAAGTCTATGGCGTGACGTTAATTCTCATGATCGTGTGCTCCCTCGCCTCTGGGCTATCCTTTGGAGCAACTCCGAAAGGCGTCATGGCAACCTTGTGCTTCTTCAGATTCTGGCTCGGTTTTGGCATCGGAGGTGACTACCCCCTCTCCGCCACGATCATGTCTGAGTACGCCAATAAACGCACCCGTGGAGCCTTCATAGCGGCCGTCTTCGCCATGCAGGGATTCGGGATACTAACGAGTGGAGTTGTTGCGTTGATAGTCTCTGTGGCATTTGATCATGCATATGGCGCGCCCGCATACGAGGACAACCCGGCAGCGTCAACAGTGCCGCAGGCAGACTACATTTGGCGCATTATCCTCATGTTCGGCGCCGTGCCCGCGGCGTTGACCTTCTACTGGCGTATGAAGATGCCGGAAACCGCACGCTACACGGCCCTCGTCGCCAAGAACGCAAAACAGGCCGCCCAAGACATGGCCAAGGTGTTAAACGTGGATCTCGATCCCGAAGAAGAAAAAGTGGAGAAACTAGCACAAAAGCCAACAAACAATTTCGGGCTTTTCTCGAAACAATTCCTCAGACGCCACGGCCTCCACCTGTTGGGCACCACTACCACATGGTTCTTGCTCGATATCGCCTTCTACAGCAACAATCTCTTTCAGAAAGACATTTTCAGCGCCATCGGGTGGATCCCGCCCGCCAAGGAAATGAACGCCGTGCACGAAGTTTTCCGCGTCGCCAAAGCTCAAACTCTCATCGCCCTCTTCGCCACTGTGCCGGGCTACTGGTTCACCGTGCTGCTCATCGATGTAATCGGCAGGTTTGCCATCCAGTTAATGGGATTCTTCTTCATGACAGTTTTCATGTTTGCCCTGGCAATCCCATACGATCACTGGACCATCAAGAAAAACAGGATCGGTTTCGTGGTTATGTACTCCCTCACGTTTTTCTTCGCCAATTTCGGCCCTAATGCTACTACATTCGTTGTGCCTGCCGAGATTTTCCCAGCCCGGTTGAGGTCAACATGCCACGGGATATCGGCTGCTGCTGGGAAGGCTGGAGCAATAGTCGGGGCGTTCGGGTTCCTATACGCTGCCCAACCGAAAGACCCGAGCAAAAGGGACGCTGGATACCCGGCaggcataggggtaaaatacTCACTCGTCGTACTTGGCTGCGTTAATGCATTAGGTTTGCTGTTTACATTCTTGGTGCCAGAGCCAAAGGGGAAATCGCTTGAGGAGTTATCGGGCGAGAACGAAGATGATGTAGATGAGCCGACCGGGCAAGCCCCAACAGCTCACAGAACTGTTCCTGTGTAG